A window of the Campylobacter massiliensis genome harbors these coding sequences:
- a CDS encoding cupin domain-containing protein — protein MSKIYNLSADTKVIAKSVVSKRIFDCENAHVDVFAFDAGEELDHEMLFCDSLAWVVEGGASLHYGDKQMRLGGEQACLIEKKVWRKLVFNKPTKYVSIDFKEDLMIDHLPKAAIFSLVDAVEYEEGKIVSKTLVKNESGSMSLLSFSKDQQLSTHAAPGDALLIALDGEMKLTIGDEHFDIKKGDTIVLPGKIPHGLKIPEKFKMLLIVTKDKM, from the coding sequence ATGAGTAAAATTTACAATCTAAGCGCCGACACGAAAGTGATCGCAAAAAGCGTCGTTAGCAAAAGGATTTTTGATTGCGAGAACGCTCACGTCGATGTCTTTGCCTTTGACGCGGGCGAGGAGCTAGATCACGAGATGCTATTTTGCGACAGCCTCGCGTGGGTCGTGGAGGGCGGCGCGAGTTTGCACTACGGCGACAAGCAGATGCGCTTAGGCGGCGAACAGGCCTGCCTGATAGAGAAAAAAGTATGGCGAAAACTAGTTTTTAACAAACCGACGAAATACGTCTCAATCGATTTTAAGGAGGACTTAATGATAGATCATTTACCTAAGGCGGCTATTTTTAGCCTAGTAGATGCGGTCGAATACGAAGAGGGCAAAATCGTGAGCAAAACGCTCGTCAAAAACGAAAGCGGCTCGATGTCGCTACTGTCGTTTTCAAAGGACCAACAGCTCTCCACTCACGCGGCTCCGGGCGACGCGCTTTTGATCGCGCTTGATGGCGAGATGAAGCTAACCATCGGCGACGAGCATTTTGATATCAAAAAGGGCGATACCATCGTGCTTCCGGGTAAAATCCCGCACGGGCTAAAGATCCCTGAAAAATTTAAAATGTTACTCATCGTAACAAAAGATAAGATGTAG